CGTGGCTGTTGCAGAACTCAGGCTGGGTATGCTCCTAGCTAGAAAGCTGACTCGCAGAAGCTTCGGACTGGCCAACCGAGTACTAAAATGAGGCGTGCAGCGCCCTTGTTTCGGTGGCCAGCGCGATAACTACGCTAGCGGGCTATTTTGGTTGGTGCCGGAGCAGCTTTCTGAGATTATAGGGAATGGCACTGAGCAGCATGGCTTTGTGGGCTGCTGCTTGGCCCTTGGTACCGACGCGCCGTTGGCCATACTGGTGCAGCAAGTGACTGAAGACGGGTTCAACCGTGCGCTGGCGGACGCGGCGCATGCGCTGCCTAGCCCGTGCGCGCTGCCAATGCCCGGCCCGGCGATAGACCGCATCAAAAGCCGAGCCAATCAGTTGTTTGTACTGCGCTCCCGATACACAGGTCGCGCGCAACGGACACCGCTGGCAATCCTGGTAGGTAGCCCGGTAAAGCTTAGACCAATTGCCGTCTTCCGTCACCCGGTAAGCGCGAAACCGCAGCAGCTTGCCTGCAGGGCAGCCGTACGTATCCTGGGCGGGGGCGTAGGTAAAACCTGTCACTTCCGGCTTGTAGGCCCCAAAAGCAGGAATCCACGGCTTGATGTGGCAGTGCTCCAACAACGCGTAGTTGAAGCCCGTGGAGTAGCCCGTATCGGCCACCAGCTCCCGTAGCGTTAAGTCGTTGGCCGTGAACCTAGCGCGTAACCCTTGAACCAGGGCGGGCAAGTGCGCACTATCGCGGCCGTCCGCGAAATCGGCTTGGATGTGGCTAATAACGCCCGCGGCCGTGTCCACCCCAAACTGTAGAGGTAGGTTCAGAGCCCGGACCTTACCGGGCTTCACGAAGATGCGGGCCTCGGGGTCAGTGGGGCTGTAGTGGGTCTTATTACTCAGTAGCTTGGCTTTCGCATGCTGCGCGCCCAGGCTCCCCGCCTCGGTGCGGCGCTTGGCTTGGCGGGCGGCTTCGCGGTGCAGCTGGTGGGCGGGTGCCGTCTGGCTGTGGTGCACGGGAGCTAGCGGCGTACTTGGCTGACTGGCTAGGTGCGTAGGTGGCGCAAGAGGCGGTTGTTTAGAGCGCAGGCTGTTGAGGGAAGCACGAGCTTTGACGGGGACTGAATCCATGGCTTGAGTGTCGCCTGCCACTAACCCGGCGGCGACGCACTGGGCGAATACGTGGTCGAAGAGGTGCTCAAAAATAGTGGCTGGGTAAAGCTGGCGCGTGCGACTAATCGTCGAGTGCCAGGGCAAGTCTTCGTCGGCTTCGTAGCCCAAAAAGTACAGAACACAGAGCCGCAGGCTGTAGTGCTCGACGAGGCGGCGGTAACTGGCAATGTTTTCCAGGCGGCCCACCAGCACAAGCTTGAAGAACACGACCGGGTCGAGCGAGGGCTGGCCCGTGTGGCTATACAGGGTAGGGGTCTACTCATAGAGAGCGCATCAAAAAGTGTGGGGCAGTCACGGACCGGCAGTTAGGTGGGACATGGTCAGCCCCGATGCTTGCAACTTCTCCGGCGAAGCAAATAGGTTGGTAATAGCAGTTGCCCTACATTTTTGATGCGCTCAAGTGGTCCAGTAGCTATAAGGCACTGAGCATTCTTTCAAAAAAATCGAAAACCAGCTCATTAGAGATAGCCTCGCAGTTGCCAAATTAGTGAACTAAGGTATTTACAGGGCCGGCAGTACCAGCACTGGTATCGGGCTGTGCAGCAGCACGTGTGCCGTCACGCTGCGGTGAAAGAGCGCGCCTAGAAAGCTGCGCGGGCGCGCTACCAGCACAACCGCATCAAACTCGCCGGTAGCCGCCAGGATGCCGCCGGCTGGCGTGGCGTGCACTAGGCAGCGTGTCTGAAGCCCATACCCTAAATCCAGGGCTAGCCCGGTGCGCTCGATAGCCTCGATGGCGGCGGCCATTCCCGACTTGGCATCGACTTTATTGGGGGCTACGTGCAGCACGGTTAGCTCGGCAGCCAGCGTATCAAACAAATGCCGCACCAAGCCCGTGTGTCCGCCCAGGCTGAAAAGCTCGGCGTCGAGGGCCAGTAGCAGGCGGCGCGGCACAGTAAGCGCGGCGGCCTCCGGCACCACCAGCATGGGCTGTGGTGCAGTCCGC
The genomic region above belongs to Hymenobacter sp. BRD128 and contains:
- a CDS encoding universal stress protein yields the protein MALSLLVLTDFFQPADHALAYADTLAGAIGAQLVLLHVRRDSALDPEYLSGRVDTLSQEVIDLALASVTRQLATPVVAEVGHGQVAQAVAAASSHHQPALVVLGHRNTDSMPDELVSTAALDILRTAPQPMLVVPEAAALTVPRRLLLALDAELFSLGGHTGLVRHLFDTLAAELTVLHVAPNKVDAKSGMAAAIEAIERTGLALDLGYGLQTRCLVHATPAGGILAATGEFDAVVLVARPRSFLGALFHRSVTAHVLLHSPIPVLVLPAL
- a CDS encoding transposase yields the protein MYSHTGQPSLDPVVFFKLVLVGRLENIASYRRLVEHYSLRLCVLYFLGYEADEDLPWHSTISRTRQLYPATIFEHLFDHVFAQCVAAGLVAGDTQAMDSVPVKARASLNSLRSKQPPLAPPTHLASQPSTPLAPVHHSQTAPAHQLHREAARQAKRRTEAGSLGAQHAKAKLLSNKTHYSPTDPEARIFVKPGKVRALNLPLQFGVDTAAGVISHIQADFADGRDSAHLPALVQGLRARFTANDLTLRELVADTGYSTGFNYALLEHCHIKPWIPAFGAYKPEVTGFTYAPAQDTYGCPAGKLLRFRAYRVTEDGNWSKLYRATYQDCQRCPLRATCVSGAQYKQLIGSAFDAVYRRAGHWQRARARQRMRRVRQRTVEPVFSHLLHQYGQRRVGTKGQAAAHKAMLLSAIPYNLRKLLRHQPK